The genomic segment CGCAAGGGTCCAAAGCGCCGATCCAGCGAATCGCCGATACCATTTCCGGGATTTTCGTCCCGATTGTGGTGGGGATTGCGGCGGTCACCTTTTTGCTCTGGATTGTCTGGGTCACGCCGGGCGCATTTGCTTCCGCCCTGGAAAAAGCAATCGCTGTGCTGGTTATCGCTTGCCCTTGCGCTTTGGGCCTTGCCACTCCGACTTCCATCATGGCGGGATCGGGGCGCGCGGCCGAATACGGCATTTTGTTCAAAGGCGGCGAATATCTTGAAACAATGCGCGACATCGATACGGTGATCATGGATAAAACCGGGACCGTCACGAACGGAAAGCCCGAGATGACGGACATCCTGCTTGCCGAAAGCGGGGAAGAAGAAATATTGCGGTTGATCGGATCGGCGGAGAAACAATCGGAACATCCGCTGGCCGAGGCGATCGTGAACGGGATTACAAACAAGGGGATTGCGCTGGCTGATGCGTCGGCATTTACGGCTATTCCCGGTTTGGGTATACGAGCCACAGTCGCCGGAAAGGAAATTCTGGTCGGCACCCGAAAATTATTGCAGGGCGACAACATCGCCTTTGCGCAAGCCGCAGGATCCATGGAACGCCTCGAAGCCGAAGGGAAAACCGTCATGCTGGCGGCGATTGACGACCAATACGTCGGCATCATCGCTGTGGCTGATACGGTGAAGGCCTCCTCGAAGGAAGCGATCGCCCGGCTATCCAAACTGGGCCTCGAGGTCATGATGATCACGGGCGACAATCGGAAGACGGCCGAAGCGATTGCGAACCAGGTGGGGATCAAACAAGTTTATGCGGAGGTGCTCCCGGAAGGCAAGGCCGAAGAGGTGAAGAAGCTGCAGAAGCAAGGCAGGAAGGTAGCCATGGTCGGAGACGGCATCAACGACGCGCCGGCGTTGGCGGCTGCGGATATCGGCATTGCCGTCGGCACGGGGACGGACATTGCGATGGAAGCCGCCGCCGTGACCTTGATGCGGGGAGATTTGAGCAGTATTGCCGACGCCATCGTGATGAGCCGAAAAACGATGCAAAACATTCGGCAAAATCTGTTTTGGGCGCTAGGATATAATACGCTCGGCATTCCCATCGCCGCAGCCGGATTGCTGGCGCCATGGATTGCCGGGGCGGCGATGGCTCTCAGCTCCGTGTCGGTGGTCATGAACGCGTTGCGGCTGCAAAGGGTAAAGCTCGGTTAGCTTAACCATGTGAAAGGGGGCCTCTCAACCGGTGAGGGGCTTTTTTTTTATAAGCGCAGCGCAGCGGCGTAAGGAACAACCATTATCAAAAGGAGTTATTAAAAATGTCAGCGGCAAGAAGAAAGTTTAGTCTTATATTGTTCATTGTGGTGGTGTTAGCGAGCGGTTGGATTGGTGTGTTGGTAGATTCGAAGCTTCCGGAGCAGCCGGAGGAGAATTCGTTAGGAATGGGCTTGTGGCTTATATTGCCGATTATTGCAATGCTCATGTTACGGCTTGCGAATCGCGATTGGAAAGATATTGGCGTTCTGCCGAATTTTAAAGGGAATATGAAGTGGTATGGCGCAGCAATCGCGATCTATCCGGGTATGACAGTTTTCGTTGTCGGTCTTGCATTGCTGTTTAAAAGCGCCAGTATTTCTGATGTTGAACTCCATGCAGTCCTATCACTGGTTGGTGTTTCGATCGCAGGAAACTTTTTTAAAAACATCTTTGAGGAGTTTGCTTGGCGCGGGTATTTGACTCCGAAACTGATTGAACTGAAGCTTCATGACTGGATGCTCTATCTCGTATCAGGGCTTGTGTGGGCGCTGTGGCATGCTGCGTATTATATGGTGTTCTTGCCGGACTCTTACTTTGAGACGACTTCGAGAATGGGCTTTCTCTTAATCGGTTGTGTGTTAATGGTAGCATGGTCAGTTATGTACGTTGAAATTTATCGGCTTACGAAATCTGTATGGCCGTGTGTGTTGATGCATGCTTTGGAAGATGGTGTGCCTACTTTGCTGTTGTCGGTTGCCGGAGTGGTTACATTATCGAAAACAGGAGAACTTTGGCTTAGCCCGACCACTGGCGTCATTTCGACTGCCTTGTTCGTTGGATTCGGATTGTGGCTCAGATCGATAAGAATAAAGAAGGAGCAGAATGTTAAACAAGCTCCATTTTTTCCGAACCGGACAATAACTCGTTGCGAAGATGCCTGATTTCGGCTAATTGTTTTTCTGCAACCGTCCTGGCTGGACAACGTTTTCCCGATACGGGCAAATTGGTAATACAGTTCGTCTTAAAATTCACGGTGAAATACAAAATGAGCTTTTTCCTGTCTTTGCAGCGAAGCGTGACGTTTTGCCGCGCCAACAGCGGCATCAGCCCAGCAGAAGGCTCAAATTTAAAGGGAACCGCCAAATGAGGCAGACTTTTGCGGAAAAGTTCGCCTCTTTTATCATTTTCCGCAAAATATTGAATAGAATTAAATTTGTTTTCGCTCATTCGGTATGTTTACATTACTTAAAATGGGAAACGGAGCATGGTGAGGAAAAGAAACCTGGAAAGCGGGGAAACCTGTTGTTCGAACTAAAGTGGTTGTGGCAAAACCTGAAAGGAAACCGCATTCGTTATATTTTTGCGCTTGGCCTCTCTGTAATCGGCTCATCGCTTACGATCGTGAATCCGTATATCAGTCAGCGGATCGTCGATACTTTTATTACCGGAGCCGACGCAAGAGCGAATCTGGTTCAGGAGCGCGGACTGCTGATCATGCTCGCCTTGGGGATGGTCGGTTTCACCCTGCTGCGTTCCGGGCTCGCGTATTTTACCATGATGCAGTACGAGCGATCCTCGCAAAATATGCTTTATAACCTGCGCATTTTTCTGTACAACAAAATACAGGAGCAGGACAGGGAATATTACGACCATAATCGCACCGGGGATCTGATGACCAAGCTGACCGGCGATCTGGATATGGTCCGTCATTCGCTTGCGTGGATTATCAAGACAATTGTCGAATCGCTGACAATATTCGCGGCAGCGGTCGTCTACTTTTTTTCGATCGATGCCGTGCTGACTTTGTGGCTGCTTGTTTTGTCGCCGCTCATTTTCGCCGTGGCCTATTTGTTTGCGAAACGGGTGCGCCCGATGTATGTTGACCTGCGCGAACGGCTGTCGCAGTTAAACACGGCGGTGCAGGAAAATATCGCGGGAAACCGTGTCGTCAAGGCTTTTGCCCGGGAAGAATACGAAATCGCAAAATTCGCGGTCAAAAACAGCGACTTTTCCAATGCGAACAAAGCGGCCGCGCTTGTATGGCTTGATTTTTTTCCTTATTTGGAGACATTTGCGCAAGGTTTCAACGTGATTCTGCTGTTGGCCGGCGGATATTTTGTCATGAATGGCAGAATCAGTTTCGGCGAATTTGCGGCGTTTTCCGCCTTGATTTGGGCCGTTTCCAACCCGATGCGCAATATCGGCATGATCATCAACGATTTTCAGCGGCTGTTCGCCAGCCTGGCCAAGATTATTGAAATTTACTATGCCCACCCGAAAATCGTCAATCATCACCGTACTGGCGAATTGCGCCGTTACAACGGCCGGATCGAGTTTGATCACGTCGTTTTCAAGTACGGCGGCACCACGGTTTTGCAAGACGTCAGTTTTACTGTGCAGCCCGGAGAAACCGTCGCCATTATGGGTTCGACGGGATCGGGCAAAACGACGATCGTCAACTTGATCCCGCGTTTTTATGACGTGTCCGGAGGGCGCGTGCTGATCGACGGCGTCGATGTGCGCGAACTGGAGCTGGACGAACTGCGGGCAAACATCGGGATTGCCACCCAGGACGTGCTCCTGTTCTCCGATACAATTGACGGCAACATTGCGTTCGGCGCTCCCGAGCTTGCCGAAGAAGAGACGGTCCGGTTTGCCAAACTCGCGGCTGCGCATGATTTTATCAGCAAGATGCCGGAAGGTTACGACACCATTGTGGGCGAACGCGGCGTCGGTTTGTCGGGCGGTCAAAAACAGCGTCTGGCGCTGGCGCGCGCCCTGGCGGTGCGCCGCCCGATCCTGATTCTGGACGATACAACATCCGCGGTTGATCTAGAGACCGAAAAGCACATTCAACAAAGCCTGCAGGAACTTGATACGGTTTGCACAAAAATTATTGTCGCCCAGCGCGTGTCCACCACCGCAAAAGCCGACCGCATTCTTATACTTGACAAGGGGCGTCTGATCGAGGAAGGAACCCATGCCGAGCTGTTGGCCAAGCGCGGTTATTATTACGAAGTGTTCATGCTGCAAAATGAAGGCTTGGGAAGGCAGGTAGCCGGACATGGCCAGAAATAAGTTCGATATCGATGAAAATCTGGAGTCGCCTTTTGACTTTAAACATTTTCGGCGGGCGATGGTCTATATCAAACGGCAACGCAAGCAGATGATCATTGCGTTTGCGCTTAGCGCGCTTTCCGCGGCCATTGCGCTGTCGGCCCCGCTGATCATGGCGCATGTCGTCGACGTGACCATTCCGGCAAAAGCGGTTGGTCCGTTATGGGGCTGGTCGGGACTGCTCTTTCTGACCATTGTTGCGAGTGTGGTATTGGCTGCGATTCGCGCGCGCATCATGACCATCGTCGGCCAAAACATTATTTTTGAGATTCGCTCCGATTTGTTCAAACATTTGCAGGAATTGCCGTTCAAATATTATGACGACCGGCCGCAGGGCAAAATTTTGATCCGGGTCGTCAACTACGTCAATGCGGTTTCGGACGTGCTTTCCAACGGGATTATCAACTTTATTCTGGAATTGTTGAACCTGATTTTTATCGCCGCATTCATGTTTGCCGTCAACGTTCGTCTCTCGCTCGTGATTTTGGCCGGACTGCCTGTTTTTTTGGCTATTATGCTGTTGATCAAAAAACGGCAGCGGCGGGCGTGGCAGTCGGTGTCCAACAAAAGCTCAAATCTGAACGCCTATTTGCAGGAAAGCATCAGCGGTATCGGCGTGACGCAAATTTTTACCCGAGAACAGCGCAACGCGGGCATTTTTACGCGTTTGGCGGCCAATTACCGCAAGGAGTGGATGCGGGCGGTCGGGTGCAACGGCATGATCCCGTTTTCGGTGGACAATCTGGCAACGATCGTCACGACATTAATCTATCTGATCGGCTTGCTGGCGCTTGATCCCACAGATGCAACCTTCGGGGTCATTCTCGCCATGAGCAGCTACGCCGCCCGTTTCTGGCAGCCGATCTTGAACATTTCCAACCTGTATAACGGTTTCATCAACGCCGTCGCTTACCTGGAACGCATTTTTGAGACGCTCGATGAGCCGGTTACCGTAAGCGATGCGGAGGGCGCGAAGGAATTGCCCCCTGTTCGGGGACAAGTCACATTCGAGAATGTGACGTTCGGCTATGATCCGGGGTTTAACATACTGGAAAATATCTCGTTTGACGTAAAACCGGGAGAAAGCATCGCTCTGGTCGGCCCGACAGGCGCGGGCAAAACGACGATTGTCAATTTGCTCTCGCGTTTCTACAATATTAACGGCGGCCGGATTCTTGTCGACGGTCATGACATTTCACAAGTGAAACTGAAGTCCCTGCGCAGCCAGATGGGGATTATGCTGCAGGACAGCTTCATTTTCTCCGGCACCATTCTCGATAATATCCGCTACGGCAGGCTTGACGCCACCAAGGAGGAAATTGTCGCCGCCGCTAAAGCGGTGCGCGCGGATGAGTTCATCCGCGAATTCGAGCATGGCTATTTGACGGAGGTCAACGAACGGGGCGCCAAGCTCTCGCAGGGGCAGCGGCAGCTCATTTCGTTCGCGCGGACTCTTTTGGCCAATCCGCGCATCCTCATTCTGGACGAAGCCACCTCGTCGATCGACGCCAAAACCGAGCGGCTGCTTCAGTTGGGGCTGAACGAACTGCTCAAAGGGCGGACCTCGTTTATTATCGCGCACCGCCTGTCCACCGTGAAAAATTGCGACCGCATCATGTATGTGTCGGACAAAGGCATTCAGGAGTGCGGCTCGCATGATGAGTTGATTGCCCGCAAAGGCTTGTATTATCGGCTGTATACGGCGCAAAAGATGGAAGCTTGAGCGATGGCGGCGAAAATTAGCTTTTAATTCAACTTTTAAAAGGAGCTTTTTTCATTGTATACGCATATTGTTGTCGGAGCAGGGATTCTTGGCGCATCTGCCGCTTATCATTTGGCAAAAGCGGGCGCGCAGGTGGCCATTGTTGATCGGCAAGACTTGGGAAGGGCGACGCGCGCGGCGGGCGGTATGATCTGCCCGTGGCTTTCGCAGCGCCGCAACAAGGCATGGTACAAATTGGCGAAGGCCGGCGCCAGATACTATCCGGAGCTGATCAGACAATTGGCGGATGCCGGCGAAAACGTGACGAGCTATAAACGCGTGGGGGCAATTAGCCTGCATACGGATGCCGAGAAACTGGACAAGCTGGAGAAAATAGCGCGCACGCGGCTTGCAGACGCCCCGGAGATTGGCGAAATCACGCGTCTGTCGCCGGCGGAGACGAAAAAATTATTTCCGCCATTAGCGGAGCCATACGGTTCCATCCATGTAAGCGGCGCGGCGCGCGTCAATGCCGACGCGCTGCGCCGGGCGCTCGTGCGTGCCGCCCGCAAATGCGGAGCGACGGTCTTGCAAGGGGATGCGTCATTGGTTCGAAAAGGCGGCCGCGTCACCGGAGTGCAAGTCGCGGGCCGGATGCTGCCGGCGGACCAAGTCATTTTAACCGCGGGCGCATGGGGCAAACAATTGCTTGAACCGCTCGGCATCCATTTTCGGGTGTCCGGGCAAAAAGCGCAAATCATCCATCTGCAAATGCCGGGTGCGGATACCGGCGCATGGCCGGTCGTGCTGCCGCCCACCGACCAGCATATCCTTGCTTTTGATCACGGCCGTATCGTGATCGGCGCTACGCACGAAAATGATACCGGTTTTGATACCCGGGTGACGGCTGGCGGCGTGCAGGAAATATTGGCAAAGGCTCTGGCCGTCGCTCCCGGTCTTTCGAACAGCACGATGCTAGCTGCGAGAGTGGGGTTCAGGCCATATACGCCGGGTTTTCTTCCGGCGATCGGTCGACTGCCCGGGTATGAAACTGTGTTGCTCGCGAACGGCATCGGCGCATCGGGTTTGACCGTAGGCCCCTACCTCGGCGTTGAATTGGCCAAACTCGCGCTTGGCAAACCGACGGAGATCAGTCTTGGCGACTACGATATAGCGGGCGCGCTTGATTAACCATAAATGCTGTAGACGGTTGCGCATGTTTCCGCGGTGGGCTCATAAAAGCAGTGGGCTTTGAAACGTCCTACGAACGGCTGATTGTACCATTGCTCAGGGCAATCGCCCGGTGGGCGGAAATACCACAGACTGAATTTTGCCGGCCAATGCCACTCCCCGTTGACACTCCGCCTGGCCAGACGTTTCTCCCTCTCCCTGGCCCTTTGATAAAAGTAGCCATGGATCGTCGCTTCAAAAGCGTGCGGCTGAAAAACCATCTGCGGGATGGTACGGATTCCTTTGAAATCGCCGCAGTTTGCTCTGATCCGGTTGATGCCCACATTTCCTACGAGCAGCATGCCGATTTTTCCCTCGCCCTCGGCCTCGGCGCGCAATAACCGGGCCAACAGGGCAATATCACTGGATCTTGCTTTGACAACAGCCATCGTTTCACTTCTTTCGCTTTATCTCTACTGATATGCAGAGGAGATAAATGGGTGACTGTCCGACATTTGAAAAAAATGTTTACAACTTCACGAACGTATGTTAGTATAAATGCAAATCCAATAATCGTTGGAGGAAGCACCTCGTTTGCATGATATACGCAACAGGTGTTTTTTTATTGGTGAAAATTTCAGGAGGTGGCGAAATGCATCTGGTTTTTTCCAACACGTTGGAAAAGGAGAGGGAGGAGAATCGGGTAACGGTCGCACAAGTGTCGATTGTGGAGGAGCAAGGCACATACCGGATGATTTGGCGGGAAGACAAGGAGCAGGGAGCCGGCCAGGAAATTTGGTATGAAGGAACCAGCTGGGAAGAAATGATGGCCATCTTTCGTTACCGGATTCTCGAAAAGCAAGTGGACGGTTACGTTCCGTTGGTCAAAAGCATGCCGGGGACGGAAAGGCGGAACAACACGATTGCCGGAGCCAGCCAAATGTTGCTTTATTATGCGGAAAAACACCGAAACGAGCCGCTGTTTGCAGAACTGCGGCAATGGAGAAGAACGAAAGCCTCCGGGGAAGGCAAACCTCCCTTTTTGATTGCCGGCAATCGATTGCTGACGCTGATTAGCGCGTTTGTTCCCAGAAACAACGAAGAGTTGCGGCAAATACCCGGATTCGGGGAGCATAAATTGGCTTTATTCGGAGCGGACATATTGAAGATTACGGCAAAACATAAGCAGACGACAGCTTTTCCATTGGACTGGGTTGCAAAAACGATCGATATGCATGATTTCCAGCGCTGGGTCTATAAACAGATGGAACAAAAGTATAAGGCGGAAGCGGAAAAACTGGCGGTGAAAAAGAAATTTCTGCAGGGCGTTCAAAACGGATTGAATCTGGATGATTTAAGCGCTGAACTGCCACTTTCCAGGCGGGAAATTACCGAGTTGGCGGAACGCCTTGAGGCGGAAGGGTACGATCTTCACCCGTTTATCGAACGGGAATGCGGCAAGTTTTCCGATCAGGACGTGGAGAAAGTCATGCGGTT from the Bacilli bacterium genome contains:
- a CDS encoding HRDC domain-containing protein codes for the protein MHLVFSNTLEKEREENRVTVAQVSIVEEQGTYRMIWREDKEQGAGQEIWYEGTSWEEMMAIFRYRILEKQVDGYVPLVKSMPGTERRNNTIAGASQMLLYYAEKHRNEPLFAELRQWRRTKASGEGKPPFLIAGNRLLTLISAFVPRNNEELRQIPGFGEHKLALFGADILKITAKHKQTTAFPLDWVAKTIDMHDFQRWVYKQMEQKYKAEAEKLAVKKKFLQGVQNGLNLDDLSAELPLSRREITELAERLEAEGYDLHPFIERECGKFSDQDVEKVMRLFSEHGDQYLKPVLENWYTPEQLDKANLEDCYIQLRILRMRYRSQVKQSARRTG
- a CDS encoding ABC transporter ATP-binding protein is translated as MFELKWLWQNLKGNRIRYIFALGLSVIGSSLTIVNPYISQRIVDTFITGADARANLVQERGLLIMLALGMVGFTLLRSGLAYFTMMQYERSSQNMLYNLRIFLYNKIQEQDREYYDHNRTGDLMTKLTGDLDMVRHSLAWIIKTIVESLTIFAAAVVYFFSIDAVLTLWLLVLSPLIFAVAYLFAKRVRPMYVDLRERLSQLNTAVQENIAGNRVVKAFAREEYEIAKFAVKNSDFSNANKAAALVWLDFFPYLETFAQGFNVILLLAGGYFVMNGRISFGEFAAFSALIWAVSNPMRNIGMIINDFQRLFASLAKIIEIYYAHPKIVNHHRTGELRRYNGRIEFDHVVFKYGGTTVLQDVSFTVQPGETVAIMGSTGSGKTTIVNLIPRFYDVSGGRVLIDGVDVRELELDELRANIGIATQDVLLFSDTIDGNIAFGAPELAEEETVRFAKLAAAHDFISKMPEGYDTIVGERGVGLSGGQKQRLALARALAVRRPILILDDTTSAVDLETEKHIQQSLQELDTVCTKIIVAQRVSTTAKADRILILDKGRLIEEGTHAELLAKRGYYYEVFMLQNEGLGRQVAGHGQK
- a CDS encoding ABC transporter ATP-binding protein, with the translated sequence MARNKFDIDENLESPFDFKHFRRAMVYIKRQRKQMIIAFALSALSAAIALSAPLIMAHVVDVTIPAKAVGPLWGWSGLLFLTIVASVVLAAIRARIMTIVGQNIIFEIRSDLFKHLQELPFKYYDDRPQGKILIRVVNYVNAVSDVLSNGIINFILELLNLIFIAAFMFAVNVRLSLVILAGLPVFLAIMLLIKKRQRRAWQSVSNKSSNLNAYLQESISGIGVTQIFTREQRNAGIFTRLAANYRKEWMRAVGCNGMIPFSVDNLATIVTTLIYLIGLLALDPTDATFGVILAMSSYAARFWQPILNISNLYNGFINAVAYLERIFETLDEPVTVSDAEGAKELPPVRGQVTFENVTFGYDPGFNILENISFDVKPGESIALVGPTGAGKTTIVNLLSRFYNINGGRILVDGHDISQVKLKSLRSQMGIMLQDSFIFSGTILDNIRYGRLDATKEEIVAAAKAVRADEFIREFEHGYLTEVNERGAKLSQGQRQLISFARTLLANPRILILDEATSSIDAKTERLLQLGLNELLKGRTSFIIAHRLSTVKNCDRIMYVSDKGIQECGSHDELIARKGLYYRLYTAQKMEA
- a CDS encoding heavy metal translocating P-type ATPase; this translates as MDNQSGHSQQATLQITGMTCAACAARIEKGLRRLSGVQEVNVNLAMETARVEFRPEEVSIADLIGKVEQLGYKASRKEETKPGAEKRKEIREKKKQLLAAAILSFPLLWAMAGHFAFTSRIYMPDILMNPWLQLTLATPVQFIIGGRFYVGAYKALRNKSANMDVLVALGTSAAYFYSLYLTLAWATAGEQELPDLYFETSAILITLILLGKWFEALAKGRTSEAIQKLMNLQAKTALVWRDGQEISVPVDEVAIGDVVIVKPGEKIPVDGEVLDGVSAIDESMLTGESIPVDKKPGDRVIGATVNKNGRLKIRATRVGKETALSQIIKVVEEAQGSKAPIQRIADTISGIFVPIVVGIAAVTFLLWIVWVTPGAFASALEKAIAVLVIACPCALGLATPTSIMAGSGRAAEYGILFKGGEYLETMRDIDTVIMDKTGTVTNGKPEMTDILLAESGEEEILRLIGSAEKQSEHPLAEAIVNGITNKGIALADASAFTAIPGLGIRATVAGKEILVGTRKLLQGDNIAFAQAAGSMERLEAEGKTVMLAAIDDQYVGIIAVADTVKASSKEAIARLSKLGLEVMMITGDNRKTAEAIANQVGIKQVYAEVLPEGKAEEVKKLQKQGRKVAMVGDGINDAPALAAADIGIAVGTGTDIAMEAAAVTLMRGDLSSIADAIVMSRKTMQNIRQNLFWALGYNTLGIPIAAAGLLAPWIAGAAMALSSVSVVMNALRLQRVKLG
- a CDS encoding cell wall hydrolase, with amino-acid sequence MAVVKARSSDIALLARLLRAEAEGEGKIGMLLVGNVGINRIRANCGDFKGIRTIPQMVFQPHAFEATIHGYFYQRAREREKRLARRSVNGEWHWPAKFSLWYFRPPGDCPEQWYNQPFVGRFKAHCFYEPTAETCATVYSIYG
- a CDS encoding FAD-dependent oxidoreductase, giving the protein MYTHIVVGAGILGASAAYHLAKAGAQVAIVDRQDLGRATRAAGGMICPWLSQRRNKAWYKLAKAGARYYPELIRQLADAGENVTSYKRVGAISLHTDAEKLDKLEKIARTRLADAPEIGEITRLSPAETKKLFPPLAEPYGSIHVSGAARVNADALRRALVRAARKCGATVLQGDASLVRKGGRVTGVQVAGRMLPADQVILTAGAWGKQLLEPLGIHFRVSGQKAQIIHLQMPGADTGAWPVVLPPTDQHILAFDHGRIVIGATHENDTGFDTRVTAGGVQEILAKALAVAPGLSNSTMLAARVGFRPYTPGFLPAIGRLPGYETVLLANGIGASGLTVGPYLGVELAKLALGKPTEISLGDYDIAGALD
- a CDS encoding type II CAAX endopeptidase family protein — its product is MSAARRKFSLILFIVVVLASGWIGVLVDSKLPEQPEENSLGMGLWLILPIIAMLMLRLANRDWKDIGVLPNFKGNMKWYGAAIAIYPGMTVFVVGLALLFKSASISDVELHAVLSLVGVSIAGNFFKNIFEEFAWRGYLTPKLIELKLHDWMLYLVSGLVWALWHAAYYMVFLPDSYFETTSRMGFLLIGCVLMVAWSVMYVEIYRLTKSVWPCVLMHALEDGVPTLLLSVAGVVTLSKTGELWLSPTTGVISTALFVGFGLWLRSIRIKKEQNVKQAPFFPNRTITRCEDA